One window of Falco cherrug isolate bFalChe1 chromosome W, bFalChe1.pri, whole genome shotgun sequence genomic DNA carries:
- the LOC129734476 gene encoding transmembrane emp24 domain-containing protein 7 yields the protein MLLQGSGTAGPWGWMTLLLVVACTARASELTFELPDNAKQCFYEEIVQDTKCTLEFQVITGGHYDVDCRLEGPDGAVLYKEMKKQYDSFTFTASRNGTYKFCFSNEFSTFTHKTVYFDFQVGEDPPLFPSENRATALTQMESACVSIHEALKSVIDYQTHFRLREAQGRSRAEDLNTRVAYWSIGEAIILLVVSIGQVFLLKSFFSDKRTTTTRVGS from the exons ATGCTGTTACAGGGTTCCGGAACCGCGGGACCGTGGGGGTGGATGacgctgctgctggtggtggcctGCACGGCACGGGCCTCTGAGCTCACTTTCGAGCTGCCTGACAATGCCAAGCAATGCTTCTACGAGGAGATTGTCCAGGACACTAAGTGCACCCTCGAGTTTCAG GTGATCACTGGAGGTCATTATGATGTTGATTGTCGGTTGGAAGGTCCTGATGGTGCTGTATTATACAAAGAGATGAAGAAACAATACGATAGTTTCACATTTACTGCATCCAGAAATGGAACATACAAGTTCTGCTTCAGCAATGAGTTCTCTACTTTCACACACAAAACTGTGTACTTTGATTTCCAGGTTGGAGAAGATCCACCACTGTTTCCTAGTGAAAACAGAGCAACTGCACTTACTCAG ATGGAGTCTGCGTGTGTTTCAATTCATGAAGCTTTGAAGTCTGTCATTGATTATCAGACTCATTTCCGGTTGAGAGAAGCACAAGgccgcagcagagcagaggattTAAACACAAGAGTAGCCTATTGGTCAATAGGGGAAGCAATCATTCTTCTTGTAGTTAGTATTGGGCAGGTATTTCTCCTTAAAAGCTTCTTCTCAGATAAAAGAACTACGACAACCCGTGTTGGATCATAA